One window of Mauremys reevesii isolate NIE-2019 linkage group 4, ASM1616193v1, whole genome shotgun sequence genomic DNA carries:
- the PCNX4 gene encoding pecanex-like protein 4 isoform X2: MGPDVPLLNDYKQEFFLKRFPQTVLGGPRFKLGYCAPPYIYVNQIILFLTPWVLGGVGTLLYQLDIMKDYYTAALSGGLMLVTALILQMTNLYARQKTVTVERMQIQNTLRDEDEYEFSSCVGSETVKFIIPGKKYIVNAVFHSFLAGVMCGLGTWYLLPNRITLLYSNIGGTVVIFVFGWVTICIGEYSLIINTATETATFQALDTYEITALMRPFYIFVFIAVDLAHRFTVNIPVLEQTNQILHIIFLFLPFLWALGILPPLDALFLWGMEQVLEFGLGGSPMSSNTRLLVMFLISAGTAIASYFIPSTVGVVLFMTGFGFILSLNLSEIGLAFKHTMISHLASNKSKSSGPRIHSVWREFFFYLTVLTLALIEASLLHHFAGFSAFSKASPQAIDVRTVTVFMETQRRLMKVGVVRRILLTLVSPFAMIAFLSLDSSLQSLHSVSICIGFTRTFRMVWQNTENALLEMVIVSIVQMLLFNTDVWWNRSLDTGIRLLLAGVIRDRLLQLISKLHFAAAVLLTSWTEKKQRRKSTATLITLNIVFFPIVLAFIAVSALLSSPMLPLFTLPIFLIGFPRPIRSWPGPVGATACVCSDTMYYQQVVPSLAAALQSALASGSLGLSLPGSHYLCRFQDRLMWILVLEKGFTYCCVNIKGLELQETSCHTAEAHRVDEVFEMAFEHQEHAETFSLNHHFGNILTPCTALPVRLYSDARNVLSGIIDSHENLKQLKDDFLKVLVWILVQYCYKKSKMCEKLDKTTKNKEESFPLTQPKAFDSAVENLRPIKDEDSFSVDTIADWTDDSDLFDLDPSRTRERKETERLEAAPRTLLSVPGSVEMESAAGALQETAPEDKLYKAVVLGLPAVDKGKKQEVVSLPLVEFSCSYSELLSIPEEWRTAPIPTSKLNEMRQRFPEDWYHFVLSQLNFFHLKEKPSNLLEDITKDKALKELYVHGVLSCCFGLFGLDNTVPAPSHVFRAYTGGIPWCVGLDWLTGKPELFQLALKAFRYTFKLMVDKASLGPVENFKELINYLEEYESDWYIGLVSDIEWQQAVLQEKPYLFSLGHDPNMGVYTSRVLTLQELLVQVGKLNDEAVRGQWANLSWELLYATNDDEERYSIQAHPVLLRNLTVQAADPPLGYPVYSSASLHVPLL; this comes from the exons ATGGGTCCAGATGTACCTCTCCTGAATGATTACAAACAGGAGTTCTTCTTGAAGCGCTTTCCACAGACTGTTTTGGGTGGTCCCCGATTTAAATTAGGCTACTGTGCGCCTCCTTACATATATGTGAATCAGATCATTCTTTTCCTGACACCATGGGTTTTGGGAGGAGTAGGAACACTTTTGTATCAGTTAGACATTATGAAAGACTATtacactgctgcactttcaggaGGACTGATGCTTGTTACAGCACTTATTCTCCAGATGACAAATCTGTATGCAAGACAGAAAACAGTGACAGTAGAAAGAATGCAAATTCAGAATACCCTAAGGGATGAAGATGAGTATGAATTTTCCAGCTGTGTGGGTTCAGAGACAGTTAAATTTATTATTCCAGGCAAGAAATATATAGTCAACGCTGTTTTTCATTCCTTTCTTGCTGGGGTAATGTGTGGGTTGGGAACTTGGTATTTGCTGCCAAACAGAATAACCTTGCTGTATAGTAACATTGGAGGAACTGTTGTGATCTTTGTGTTTGGATGGGTAACTATTTGTATAGGAGAATATTCTTTAATCATAAACACAGCTACAGAGACAGCTACTTTTCAGGCACTGGATACTTATGAAATTACTGCTCTGATGAGACCGTTCTATATTTTTGTCTTTATTGCAGTGGATCTTGCACACAG GTTTACTGTTAACATACCAGTTTTAGAACAGACAAACCAGATTTTGCACATCATATTTCTATTTTTGCCATTTTTATGGGCATTGGGGATTCTTCCCCCACTTGATGCACTTTTTCTGTGGGGAATGGAACAAGTGTTGGAGTTTGGCCTAGGAGGTTCACCCATGTCAAGTAATACAAG GTTGTTAGTAATGTTTCTCATTTCTGCTGGAACAGCTATAGCGTCATATTTCATTCCCAGCACTGTTGGTGTGGTTCTCTTCATGACTGGATTTGGGTTCATACTCAGTCTTAACCTAAGTGAGATTGGTCTAGCCTTCAAGCACACCATGATCAGCCATTTAGCTTCCAACAAGTCTAAGTCCAGTGGCCCTAGGATACACTCTGTGTGGAGGGAATTCTTCTTCTATTTGACTGTCTTGACATTGGCTCTCATAGAAGCCAGCTTGCTGCATCACTTTGCTGGTTTTTCAGCATTCTCCAAAGCCAGTCCCCAGGCTATA GATGTCAGGACTGTGACCGTGTTCATGGAGACTCAAAGAAGGCTTATGAAAGTTGGTGTTGTCAGAAGGATTTTACTAACACTAG tgtcTCCATTTGCTATGATAGCATTTCTTTCATTAGACAGTTCCCTACAAAGTCTCCATTCTGTATCTATTTGCATTGGATTCACAAGAACCTTTAGAATG GTTTGGCAAAATACAGAGAATGCCCTGTTGGAGATGGTGATTGTATCGATAGTGCAGATGTTGCTATTTAATACCGATGTGTGGTGGAACAGAAGCCTTGATACAGGAATCAGACTCTTACTG GCTGGTGTCATTCGGGATCGATTACTTCAGTTGATCTCAAAACTGCATTTTGCTGCAGCTGTTCTCTTGACATCATGGACAGAGAAAAAACAACGTCGGAAATCTACTGCCACCTTAATAACACTCAACATTGTTTTCTTCCCAATTGTATTGGCCTTCATCGCTGTCTCTGCACTACTTTCTTCCCCCATGCTGCCGCTCTTCACTCTACCAATATTTTTGATTGGGTTTCCTAGACCTATCCGAAGCTGGCCTGGACCTGTGGGTGCAACAGCATGTGTTTGTTCAGATACCATGTACTACCAGCAAGTGGTTCCGAGTCTGGCCGCTGCACTGCAGTCTGCACTAGCATCTGGTAGTCTCG GTCTCTCTTTACCTGGATCACACTACTTGTGCCGTTTTCAGGACAGACTGATGTGGATATTAGTACTAGAAAAAGGCTTCACATACTGCTGTGTTAATATTAAG GGGCTAGAATTGCAGGAAACTTCCTGCCACACTGCTGAAGCACACAGAGTGGATGAAGTTTTTGAAATGGCTTTTGAACACCAGGAGCATGCAGAGACTTTCTCTCTCAATCATCATTTTGGAAACATTTTAACCCCTTGTACCGCTCTTCCTGTGAGACTGTATTCTGATGCCAGGAATGTCTTGTCTGGAATCATTGATTCACATGAGAACTTAAAGCAACTGAAAGATGATTTCCTTAAAGTGCTTGTATGGATACTTGTCCAGTATTGCTATAAAAAATCAAAAATGTGTGAGAAGCTGGACAAAACAACCAAGAACAAAGAAGAGTCATTTCCATTAACCCAGCCCAAAGCATTTGACAGTGCAGTAGAAAACCTCAGGCCCATAAAGGATGAAGATAGCTTTAGTGTAGATACAATTGCAGATTGGACTGATGATAGTGATCTTTTTGATCTTGACCCCAGCAGaacaagagaaagaaaagaaactgaGCGATTGGAAGCTGCACCGCGAACACTTTTGTCTGTTCCAGGGTCAGTAGAAATGGAGAGCGCAGCTGGTGCTCTGCAAGAGACAGCACCTGAAGATAAACTCTACAAAGCTGTTGTGCTTGGACTCCCTGCTGTAGACAAAGGAAAGAAGCAGGAAGTTGTAAGCTTACCTTTAGTTGAATTTAGCTGCTCTTACTCTGAGTTGCTAAGCATTCCTGAAGAATGGAGAACTGCACCCATACCTACTTCCAAACTCAATGAGATGAGGCAGAGGTTTCCAGAAGACTGGTACCATTTTGTTTTGAGTcaactgaatttttttcatttgaaagaaAAACCTTCCAATTTACTTGAAGACATTACTAAAGACAAAGCTTTGAAAGAGTTGTACGTCCATGGTGTATTGTcttgttgttttggtttgtttggacTAGACAATACAGTTCCTGCTCCTAGTCATGTATTTAGAGCGTACACTGGTGGCATTCCCTGGTGTGTTGGTTTGGATTGGCTAACTGGAAAACCAGAGCTGTTCCAACTAGCACTGAAAGCATTCAG ATATACGTTTAAGCTCATGGTTGACAAAGCAAGCCTGGGTCCAGTAGAGAACTTCAAAGAGCTGATTAACTATCTGGAAGAATATGAAAGTGACTGGTACATTGGTTTAGTATCAGATATTGAGTGGCAACAAGCAGTTTTACAGGAAAAGCCATATCTTTTTTCTTTGGGACATGATCCTAACATG GGAGTTTACACCAGCAGAGTGCTTACCCTTCAGGAATTGTTAGTGCAGGTTGGGAAGCTCAACGACGAAGCTGTCCGAGGTCAATGGGCAAATCTGTCATGGGAGCTGCTGTATGCTACCAATGATGATGAAGAACGCTACAGTATACAAGCTCACCCAGTCCTTCTGAGAAACCTTACTGTGCAAGCAGCAGACCCACCGCTTGGCTACCCTGTTTATTCATCTGCATCTCTCCATGTGCCTTTGTTGTAG
- the PCNX4 gene encoding pecanex-like protein 4 isoform X1 encodes MGPDVPLLNDYKQEFFLKRFPQTVLGGPRFKLGYCAPPYIYVNQIILFLTPWVLGGVGTLLYQLDIMKDYYTAALSGGLMLVTALILQMTNLYARQKTVTVERMQIQNTLRDEDEYEFSSCVGSETVKFIIPGKKYIVNAVFHSFLAGVMCGLGTWYLLPNRITLLYSNIGGTVVIFVFGWVTICIGEYSLIINTATETATFQALDTYEITALMRPFYIFVFIAVDLAHRFTVNIPVLEQTNQILHIIFLFLPFLWALGILPPLDALFLWGMEQVLEFGLGGSPMSSNTRLLVMFLISAGTAIASYFIPSTVGVVLFMTGFGFILSLNLSEIGLAFKHTMISHLASNKSKSSGPRIHSVWREFFFYLTVLTLALIEASLLHHFAGFSAFSKASPQAIVSYILIILLIVMWILREIQRVYLFGIFRNPFYPKDVRTVTVFMETQRRLMKVGVVRRILLTLVSPFAMIAFLSLDSSLQSLHSVSICIGFTRTFRMVWQNTENALLEMVIVSIVQMLLFNTDVWWNRSLDTGIRLLLAGVIRDRLLQLISKLHFAAAVLLTSWTEKKQRRKSTATLITLNIVFFPIVLAFIAVSALLSSPMLPLFTLPIFLIGFPRPIRSWPGPVGATACVCSDTMYYQQVVPSLAAALQSALASGSLGLSLPGSHYLCRFQDRLMWILVLEKGFTYCCVNIKGLELQETSCHTAEAHRVDEVFEMAFEHQEHAETFSLNHHFGNILTPCTALPVRLYSDARNVLSGIIDSHENLKQLKDDFLKVLVWILVQYCYKKSKMCEKLDKTTKNKEESFPLTQPKAFDSAVENLRPIKDEDSFSVDTIADWTDDSDLFDLDPSRTRERKETERLEAAPRTLLSVPGSVEMESAAGALQETAPEDKLYKAVVLGLPAVDKGKKQEVVSLPLVEFSCSYSELLSIPEEWRTAPIPTSKLNEMRQRFPEDWYHFVLSQLNFFHLKEKPSNLLEDITKDKALKELYVHGVLSCCFGLFGLDNTVPAPSHVFRAYTGGIPWCVGLDWLTGKPELFQLALKAFRYTFKLMVDKASLGPVENFKELINYLEEYESDWYIGLVSDIEWQQAVLQEKPYLFSLGHDPNMGVYTSRVLTLQELLVQVGKLNDEAVRGQWANLSWELLYATNDDEERYSIQAHPVLLRNLTVQAADPPLGYPVYSSASLHVPLL; translated from the exons ATGGGTCCAGATGTACCTCTCCTGAATGATTACAAACAGGAGTTCTTCTTGAAGCGCTTTCCACAGACTGTTTTGGGTGGTCCCCGATTTAAATTAGGCTACTGTGCGCCTCCTTACATATATGTGAATCAGATCATTCTTTTCCTGACACCATGGGTTTTGGGAGGAGTAGGAACACTTTTGTATCAGTTAGACATTATGAAAGACTATtacactgctgcactttcaggaGGACTGATGCTTGTTACAGCACTTATTCTCCAGATGACAAATCTGTATGCAAGACAGAAAACAGTGACAGTAGAAAGAATGCAAATTCAGAATACCCTAAGGGATGAAGATGAGTATGAATTTTCCAGCTGTGTGGGTTCAGAGACAGTTAAATTTATTATTCCAGGCAAGAAATATATAGTCAACGCTGTTTTTCATTCCTTTCTTGCTGGGGTAATGTGTGGGTTGGGAACTTGGTATTTGCTGCCAAACAGAATAACCTTGCTGTATAGTAACATTGGAGGAACTGTTGTGATCTTTGTGTTTGGATGGGTAACTATTTGTATAGGAGAATATTCTTTAATCATAAACACAGCTACAGAGACAGCTACTTTTCAGGCACTGGATACTTATGAAATTACTGCTCTGATGAGACCGTTCTATATTTTTGTCTTTATTGCAGTGGATCTTGCACACAG GTTTACTGTTAACATACCAGTTTTAGAACAGACAAACCAGATTTTGCACATCATATTTCTATTTTTGCCATTTTTATGGGCATTGGGGATTCTTCCCCCACTTGATGCACTTTTTCTGTGGGGAATGGAACAAGTGTTGGAGTTTGGCCTAGGAGGTTCACCCATGTCAAGTAATACAAG GTTGTTAGTAATGTTTCTCATTTCTGCTGGAACAGCTATAGCGTCATATTTCATTCCCAGCACTGTTGGTGTGGTTCTCTTCATGACTGGATTTGGGTTCATACTCAGTCTTAACCTAAGTGAGATTGGTCTAGCCTTCAAGCACACCATGATCAGCCATTTAGCTTCCAACAAGTCTAAGTCCAGTGGCCCTAGGATACACTCTGTGTGGAGGGAATTCTTCTTCTATTTGACTGTCTTGACATTGGCTCTCATAGAAGCCAGCTTGCTGCATCACTTTGCTGGTTTTTCAGCATTCTCCAAAGCCAGTCCCCAGGCTATAGTGAGTTACATTCTGATCATATTACTTATAGTTATGTGGATTCTTAGAGAGATTCAGAGAGTGTACTTGTTTGGAATCTTCCGAAACCCTTTTTATCCAAAGGATGTCAGGACTGTGACCGTGTTCATGGAGACTCAAAGAAGGCTTATGAAAGTTGGTGTTGTCAGAAGGATTTTACTAACACTAG tgtcTCCATTTGCTATGATAGCATTTCTTTCATTAGACAGTTCCCTACAAAGTCTCCATTCTGTATCTATTTGCATTGGATTCACAAGAACCTTTAGAATG GTTTGGCAAAATACAGAGAATGCCCTGTTGGAGATGGTGATTGTATCGATAGTGCAGATGTTGCTATTTAATACCGATGTGTGGTGGAACAGAAGCCTTGATACAGGAATCAGACTCTTACTG GCTGGTGTCATTCGGGATCGATTACTTCAGTTGATCTCAAAACTGCATTTTGCTGCAGCTGTTCTCTTGACATCATGGACAGAGAAAAAACAACGTCGGAAATCTACTGCCACCTTAATAACACTCAACATTGTTTTCTTCCCAATTGTATTGGCCTTCATCGCTGTCTCTGCACTACTTTCTTCCCCCATGCTGCCGCTCTTCACTCTACCAATATTTTTGATTGGGTTTCCTAGACCTATCCGAAGCTGGCCTGGACCTGTGGGTGCAACAGCATGTGTTTGTTCAGATACCATGTACTACCAGCAAGTGGTTCCGAGTCTGGCCGCTGCACTGCAGTCTGCACTAGCATCTGGTAGTCTCG GTCTCTCTTTACCTGGATCACACTACTTGTGCCGTTTTCAGGACAGACTGATGTGGATATTAGTACTAGAAAAAGGCTTCACATACTGCTGTGTTAATATTAAG GGGCTAGAATTGCAGGAAACTTCCTGCCACACTGCTGAAGCACACAGAGTGGATGAAGTTTTTGAAATGGCTTTTGAACACCAGGAGCATGCAGAGACTTTCTCTCTCAATCATCATTTTGGAAACATTTTAACCCCTTGTACCGCTCTTCCTGTGAGACTGTATTCTGATGCCAGGAATGTCTTGTCTGGAATCATTGATTCACATGAGAACTTAAAGCAACTGAAAGATGATTTCCTTAAAGTGCTTGTATGGATACTTGTCCAGTATTGCTATAAAAAATCAAAAATGTGTGAGAAGCTGGACAAAACAACCAAGAACAAAGAAGAGTCATTTCCATTAACCCAGCCCAAAGCATTTGACAGTGCAGTAGAAAACCTCAGGCCCATAAAGGATGAAGATAGCTTTAGTGTAGATACAATTGCAGATTGGACTGATGATAGTGATCTTTTTGATCTTGACCCCAGCAGaacaagagaaagaaaagaaactgaGCGATTGGAAGCTGCACCGCGAACACTTTTGTCTGTTCCAGGGTCAGTAGAAATGGAGAGCGCAGCTGGTGCTCTGCAAGAGACAGCACCTGAAGATAAACTCTACAAAGCTGTTGTGCTTGGACTCCCTGCTGTAGACAAAGGAAAGAAGCAGGAAGTTGTAAGCTTACCTTTAGTTGAATTTAGCTGCTCTTACTCTGAGTTGCTAAGCATTCCTGAAGAATGGAGAACTGCACCCATACCTACTTCCAAACTCAATGAGATGAGGCAGAGGTTTCCAGAAGACTGGTACCATTTTGTTTTGAGTcaactgaatttttttcatttgaaagaaAAACCTTCCAATTTACTTGAAGACATTACTAAAGACAAAGCTTTGAAAGAGTTGTACGTCCATGGTGTATTGTcttgttgttttggtttgtttggacTAGACAATACAGTTCCTGCTCCTAGTCATGTATTTAGAGCGTACACTGGTGGCATTCCCTGGTGTGTTGGTTTGGATTGGCTAACTGGAAAACCAGAGCTGTTCCAACTAGCACTGAAAGCATTCAG ATATACGTTTAAGCTCATGGTTGACAAAGCAAGCCTGGGTCCAGTAGAGAACTTCAAAGAGCTGATTAACTATCTGGAAGAATATGAAAGTGACTGGTACATTGGTTTAGTATCAGATATTGAGTGGCAACAAGCAGTTTTACAGGAAAAGCCATATCTTTTTTCTTTGGGACATGATCCTAACATG GGAGTTTACACCAGCAGAGTGCTTACCCTTCAGGAATTGTTAGTGCAGGTTGGGAAGCTCAACGACGAAGCTGTCCGAGGTCAATGGGCAAATCTGTCATGGGAGCTGCTGTATGCTACCAATGATGATGAAGAACGCTACAGTATACAAGCTCACCCAGTCCTTCTGAGAAACCTTACTGTGCAAGCAGCAGACCCACCGCTTGGCTACCCTGTTTATTCATCTGCATCTCTCCATGTGCCTTTGTTGTAG
- the PCNX4 gene encoding pecanex-like protein 4 isoform X3 produces MGPDVPLLNDYKQEFFLKRFPQTVLGGPRFKLGYCAPPYIYVNQIILFLTPWVLGGVGTLLYQLDIMKDYYTAALSGGLMLVTALILQMTNLYARQKTVTVERMQIQNTLRDEDEYEFSSCVGSETVKFIIPGKKYIVNAVFHSFLAGVMCGLGTWYLLPNRITLLYSNIGGTVVIFVFGWVTICIGEYSLIINTATETATFQALDTYEITALMRPFYIFVFIAVDLAHRLLVMFLISAGTAIASYFIPSTVGVVLFMTGFGFILSLNLSEIGLAFKHTMISHLASNKSKSSGPRIHSVWREFFFYLTVLTLALIEASLLHHFAGFSAFSKASPQAIVSYILIILLIVMWILREIQRVYLFGIFRNPFYPKDVRTVTVFMETQRRLMKVGVVRRILLTLVSPFAMIAFLSLDSSLQSLHSVSICIGFTRTFRMVWQNTENALLEMVIVSIVQMLLFNTDVWWNRSLDTGIRLLLAGVIRDRLLQLISKLHFAAAVLLTSWTEKKQRRKSTATLITLNIVFFPIVLAFIAVSALLSSPMLPLFTLPIFLIGFPRPIRSWPGPVGATACVCSDTMYYQQVVPSLAAALQSALASGSLGLSLPGSHYLCRFQDRLMWILVLEKGFTYCCVNIKGLELQETSCHTAEAHRVDEVFEMAFEHQEHAETFSLNHHFGNILTPCTALPVRLYSDARNVLSGIIDSHENLKQLKDDFLKVLVWILVQYCYKKSKMCEKLDKTTKNKEESFPLTQPKAFDSAVENLRPIKDEDSFSVDTIADWTDDSDLFDLDPSRTRERKETERLEAAPRTLLSVPGSVEMESAAGALQETAPEDKLYKAVVLGLPAVDKGKKQEVVSLPLVEFSCSYSELLSIPEEWRTAPIPTSKLNEMRQRFPEDWYHFVLSQLNFFHLKEKPSNLLEDITKDKALKELYVHGVLSCCFGLFGLDNTVPAPSHVFRAYTGGIPWCVGLDWLTGKPELFQLALKAFRYTFKLMVDKASLGPVENFKELINYLEEYESDWYIGLVSDIEWQQAVLQEKPYLFSLGHDPNMGVYTSRVLTLQELLVQVGKLNDEAVRGQWANLSWELLYATNDDEERYSIQAHPVLLRNLTVQAADPPLGYPVYSSASLHVPLL; encoded by the exons ATGGGTCCAGATGTACCTCTCCTGAATGATTACAAACAGGAGTTCTTCTTGAAGCGCTTTCCACAGACTGTTTTGGGTGGTCCCCGATTTAAATTAGGCTACTGTGCGCCTCCTTACATATATGTGAATCAGATCATTCTTTTCCTGACACCATGGGTTTTGGGAGGAGTAGGAACACTTTTGTATCAGTTAGACATTATGAAAGACTATtacactgctgcactttcaggaGGACTGATGCTTGTTACAGCACTTATTCTCCAGATGACAAATCTGTATGCAAGACAGAAAACAGTGACAGTAGAAAGAATGCAAATTCAGAATACCCTAAGGGATGAAGATGAGTATGAATTTTCCAGCTGTGTGGGTTCAGAGACAGTTAAATTTATTATTCCAGGCAAGAAATATATAGTCAACGCTGTTTTTCATTCCTTTCTTGCTGGGGTAATGTGTGGGTTGGGAACTTGGTATTTGCTGCCAAACAGAATAACCTTGCTGTATAGTAACATTGGAGGAACTGTTGTGATCTTTGTGTTTGGATGGGTAACTATTTGTATAGGAGAATATTCTTTAATCATAAACACAGCTACAGAGACAGCTACTTTTCAGGCACTGGATACTTATGAAATTACTGCTCTGATGAGACCGTTCTATATTTTTGTCTTTATTGCAGTGGATCTTGCACACAG GTTGTTAGTAATGTTTCTCATTTCTGCTGGAACAGCTATAGCGTCATATTTCATTCCCAGCACTGTTGGTGTGGTTCTCTTCATGACTGGATTTGGGTTCATACTCAGTCTTAACCTAAGTGAGATTGGTCTAGCCTTCAAGCACACCATGATCAGCCATTTAGCTTCCAACAAGTCTAAGTCCAGTGGCCCTAGGATACACTCTGTGTGGAGGGAATTCTTCTTCTATTTGACTGTCTTGACATTGGCTCTCATAGAAGCCAGCTTGCTGCATCACTTTGCTGGTTTTTCAGCATTCTCCAAAGCCAGTCCCCAGGCTATAGTGAGTTACATTCTGATCATATTACTTATAGTTATGTGGATTCTTAGAGAGATTCAGAGAGTGTACTTGTTTGGAATCTTCCGAAACCCTTTTTATCCAAAGGATGTCAGGACTGTGACCGTGTTCATGGAGACTCAAAGAAGGCTTATGAAAGTTGGTGTTGTCAGAAGGATTTTACTAACACTAG tgtcTCCATTTGCTATGATAGCATTTCTTTCATTAGACAGTTCCCTACAAAGTCTCCATTCTGTATCTATTTGCATTGGATTCACAAGAACCTTTAGAATG GTTTGGCAAAATACAGAGAATGCCCTGTTGGAGATGGTGATTGTATCGATAGTGCAGATGTTGCTATTTAATACCGATGTGTGGTGGAACAGAAGCCTTGATACAGGAATCAGACTCTTACTG GCTGGTGTCATTCGGGATCGATTACTTCAGTTGATCTCAAAACTGCATTTTGCTGCAGCTGTTCTCTTGACATCATGGACAGAGAAAAAACAACGTCGGAAATCTACTGCCACCTTAATAACACTCAACATTGTTTTCTTCCCAATTGTATTGGCCTTCATCGCTGTCTCTGCACTACTTTCTTCCCCCATGCTGCCGCTCTTCACTCTACCAATATTTTTGATTGGGTTTCCTAGACCTATCCGAAGCTGGCCTGGACCTGTGGGTGCAACAGCATGTGTTTGTTCAGATACCATGTACTACCAGCAAGTGGTTCCGAGTCTGGCCGCTGCACTGCAGTCTGCACTAGCATCTGGTAGTCTCG GTCTCTCTTTACCTGGATCACACTACTTGTGCCGTTTTCAGGACAGACTGATGTGGATATTAGTACTAGAAAAAGGCTTCACATACTGCTGTGTTAATATTAAG GGGCTAGAATTGCAGGAAACTTCCTGCCACACTGCTGAAGCACACAGAGTGGATGAAGTTTTTGAAATGGCTTTTGAACACCAGGAGCATGCAGAGACTTTCTCTCTCAATCATCATTTTGGAAACATTTTAACCCCTTGTACCGCTCTTCCTGTGAGACTGTATTCTGATGCCAGGAATGTCTTGTCTGGAATCATTGATTCACATGAGAACTTAAAGCAACTGAAAGATGATTTCCTTAAAGTGCTTGTATGGATACTTGTCCAGTATTGCTATAAAAAATCAAAAATGTGTGAGAAGCTGGACAAAACAACCAAGAACAAAGAAGAGTCATTTCCATTAACCCAGCCCAAAGCATTTGACAGTGCAGTAGAAAACCTCAGGCCCATAAAGGATGAAGATAGCTTTAGTGTAGATACAATTGCAGATTGGACTGATGATAGTGATCTTTTTGATCTTGACCCCAGCAGaacaagagaaagaaaagaaactgaGCGATTGGAAGCTGCACCGCGAACACTTTTGTCTGTTCCAGGGTCAGTAGAAATGGAGAGCGCAGCTGGTGCTCTGCAAGAGACAGCACCTGAAGATAAACTCTACAAAGCTGTTGTGCTTGGACTCCCTGCTGTAGACAAAGGAAAGAAGCAGGAAGTTGTAAGCTTACCTTTAGTTGAATTTAGCTGCTCTTACTCTGAGTTGCTAAGCATTCCTGAAGAATGGAGAACTGCACCCATACCTACTTCCAAACTCAATGAGATGAGGCAGAGGTTTCCAGAAGACTGGTACCATTTTGTTTTGAGTcaactgaatttttttcatttgaaagaaAAACCTTCCAATTTACTTGAAGACATTACTAAAGACAAAGCTTTGAAAGAGTTGTACGTCCATGGTGTATTGTcttgttgttttggtttgtttggacTAGACAATACAGTTCCTGCTCCTAGTCATGTATTTAGAGCGTACACTGGTGGCATTCCCTGGTGTGTTGGTTTGGATTGGCTAACTGGAAAACCAGAGCTGTTCCAACTAGCACTGAAAGCATTCAG ATATACGTTTAAGCTCATGGTTGACAAAGCAAGCCTGGGTCCAGTAGAGAACTTCAAAGAGCTGATTAACTATCTGGAAGAATATGAAAGTGACTGGTACATTGGTTTAGTATCAGATATTGAGTGGCAACAAGCAGTTTTACAGGAAAAGCCATATCTTTTTTCTTTGGGACATGATCCTAACATG GGAGTTTACACCAGCAGAGTGCTTACCCTTCAGGAATTGTTAGTGCAGGTTGGGAAGCTCAACGACGAAGCTGTCCGAGGTCAATGGGCAAATCTGTCATGGGAGCTGCTGTATGCTACCAATGATGATGAAGAACGCTACAGTATACAAGCTCACCCAGTCCTTCTGAGAAACCTTACTGTGCAAGCAGCAGACCCACCGCTTGGCTACCCTGTTTATTCATCTGCATCTCTCCATGTGCCTTTGTTGTAG